One window of Thioclava sp. GXIMD4216 genomic DNA carries:
- a CDS encoding ETC complex I subunit, with protein sequence MRARIYQPAKTAMQSGVAKTKQWVLDFTHEGARDLDPLMGWTSSSDTQSQVRLRFETRAEAEAYAKDKGLEYTVTEPHKRAANIRNRGYGENFSSDRRGNWTH encoded by the coding sequence ATGCGCGCACGTATCTACCAACCGGCGAAAACCGCGATGCAATCCGGCGTAGCGAAAACCAAGCAATGGGTTTTGGACTTCACGCATGAAGGCGCGCGCGACCTCGATCCGCTGATGGGCTGGACCAGCTCCTCGGACACCCAGTCGCAGGTGCGCCTGCGCTTCGAGACCCGTGCCGAGGCCGAAGCCTATGCCAAGGACAAAGGTCTGGAATACACCGTTACCGAACCCCACAAACGCGCCGCCAACATCCGCAATCGCGGCTATGGCGAAAACTTCTCTTCCGACCGCCGCGGCAACTGGACACATTGA
- a CDS encoding DUF4123 domain-containing protein, giving the protein MLATSGLEHRCLFKGETAEALSEVAPWLVRLEDGNKFTTGLFTRSNAPWHLWDRQPGLYLRSSASFDQLWQHLRKFTRICDEAGNWFYFRFWDNGSLIDYLRYADGRAECDLRPIFGLDAQDPSRPLVRSYIHAGNDHAVISTATRISGHNTRPRTEFDMPVLRFLALRNHAHRFADSFFAGQTLRPETRHKAHDTAARVALHFHAHGFKSRYHLGSFVYWTLALNRDFETASPRIQQEISATTSDAEARFIAISREMRALFGNNIRNFHGHRV; this is encoded by the coding sequence ATGCTGGCGACGTCCGGTCTTGAACATCGCTGCTTGTTCAAAGGGGAAACGGCAGAGGCACTCAGCGAGGTTGCGCCTTGGCTGGTGCGGCTGGAAGACGGCAACAAATTCACGACTGGCCTGTTCACCCGGTCAAACGCGCCGTGGCATTTGTGGGATCGCCAGCCCGGCTTGTATCTGCGCTCAAGCGCAAGCTTCGATCAGCTATGGCAACATCTGCGTAAATTCACCCGCATATGCGATGAGGCTGGAAACTGGTTTTACTTTCGGTTTTGGGACAACGGCAGTCTTATAGACTATCTGCGCTATGCCGATGGCCGCGCGGAATGTGATCTGCGCCCGATCTTTGGTTTAGATGCGCAAGATCCGTCAAGGCCCTTGGTGCGATCCTACATCCATGCCGGTAATGACCACGCCGTGATCAGCACGGCAACCCGTATCAGTGGGCACAACACCCGCCCCCGCACCGAATTTGACATGCCCGTGCTGCGCTTTCTGGCGCTGCGCAACCACGCGCATCGCTTTGCCGATAGTTTCTTCGCGGGGCAGACCCTTCGCCCTGAAACGCGGCACAAAGCCCATGACACGGCGGCCCGTGTGGCGCTGCATTTTCACGCCCATGGTTTCAAAAGCCGCTATCACTTGGGCAGCTTTGTCTATTGGACGCTTGCGCTAAACCGAGATTTTGAGACGGCCTCTCCACGCATTCAGCAAGAAATTTCCGCAACGACATCCGACGCAGAGGCCCGCTTCATCGCGATCTCGCGCGAGATGAGGGCGCTTTTCGGCAATAATATTAGGAATTTCCATGGCCACCGAGTCTGA